A single Carettochelys insculpta isolate YL-2023 chromosome 2, ASM3395843v1, whole genome shotgun sequence DNA region contains:
- the LOC142008424 gene encoding elongation factor 1-alpha-like, with protein sequence MNIVIIGHVDSGKSTTTGHLIYQCGGLESRLLEKLEAAASQEGKGSFKFAWVLDRLKVERERGITIDISLWKFHTRRFSITIIDAPGHRDFIKNMLTGTSQADAAVLMVSAAPGEFEAGVSRQGQTREHALLAYTLGVKQLLLCVNKMDLTEPPYSQRRFEEVVRGVSLYLRRIGYSPAAVPCVPVSGWVGENISLPSAKMPWFKGWKVKRKEGFGKGQTLLEALDSLLPPVRPSNKPLRVPLQDVYKIGGIGTVPVGKIETGILKPGMNISFAPANLSAEVRTIEMHHEPLQVAFPGYNVGFNVKNIAVKNLRRGHVAGNSRSDPPAAAAHFTAQVIILNHPGFIKAGYSPVVDCHTAHVTCQFAELIERIDRRSGEKLEDNPSVLKSGDSATIRLVPRKPLCVEKFFDYPPLGRFAARDLKQTVAVGVIKSVEKKAVGVTRKQAQKALIIQ encoded by the exons ATGAATATCGTGATCATCGGGCATGTGGACTCGGGTAAATCCACCACCACCGGGCACCTCATCTACCAGTGCGGGGGGCTGGAGTCCCGGctgctggagaagctggaggcCGCGGCTAGCCAG GAGGGGAAAGGCTCGTTCAAGTTCGCCTGGGTGCTGGACCGGCTGAAGGTGGAGCGGGAGCGGGGCATCACCATCGACATCTCGCTGTGGAAGTTCCACACGCGCCGCTTCTCCATCACCATCATCGACGCGCCGGGCCACCGCGACTTCATCAAGAACATGCTCACGGGCACCTCCCAG GCGGACGCGGCGGTGCTGATGGTCTCGGCGGCGCCTGGGGAGTTCGAGGCCGGCGTGTCCCGCCAGGGGCAGACCCGCGAGCACGCCCTGCTGGCCTACACGCTGGGCGtcaagcagctgctgctctgcgtcAACAAGATGGACCTGACCGAGCCGCCCTACAGCCAGCGGCGCTTCGAGGAGGTGGTGCGCGGCGTCAGCCTCTACCTGCGTAGGATCGGCTACAGCCCCGCCGCGGTGCCCTGCGTGCCGGTGTCCGGCTGGGTCGGCGAGAACATCAGCCTGCCCAGCGCCAAG ATGCCCTGGTTTAAAGGCTGGAAGGTCAAACGGAAGGAAGGCTTTGGTAAGGGGCAGACACTCCTGGAAGCGCTGGATTCTCTCCTGCCTCCTGTGCGGCCTAGTAACAAACCCCTGAGGGTGCCTCTGCAGGATGTCTACAAGATCGGAG GAATTGGCACGGTACCAGTGGGGAAGATAGAGACTGGCATCCTTAAGCCAGGCATGAACATCTCCTTTGCCCCTGCAAACCTGTCTGCAGAGGTCCGAACTATTGAAATGCACCATGAGCCTCTGCAGGTGGCTTTTCCTGGTTACAATGTGGGCTTCAATGTAAAGAACATTGCAGTCAAGAACCTGAGGCggggccatgtggctggcaaCTCCAGGAGtgaccctccagcagcagcagcccacttCACTGCTCAG GTGATCATCCTGAATCACCCTGGGTTTATCAAGGCTGGCTACTCACCAGTGGTAGACTGCCACACAGCTCATGTGACCTGCCAGTTTGCTGAGCTCATTGAGAGGATTGACCGTCGAtctggggagaagctggaggaTAATCCCTCTGTGCTGAAGTCTGGAGACTCTGCAACTATCAGGCTTGTGCCTAGGAAGCCTCTGTGTGTGGAAAAGTTTTTTGATTATCCCCCTTTAG GTCGCTTTGCAGCTCGGGACTTGAAACAGACTGTTGCTGTTGGAGTAATCAAATCTGTGGAAAAGAAGGCTGTGGGTGTCACTAGAAAACAAGCTCAGAAAGCTCTGATTATCCAGTaa